CCTGCAAATGCTCTTTAACAGATTCTCGTGCTCAAAGCAGCATCACGCTGTTGCTGCTTTCAACACCTCCGTTTGTGCCTGACTTTGACTCTTTAAAGTGTGTAGTTGGGACTGTAATTTTAGGCAGATTTTAGTAACAGCTGTTTCCTGCTCGTCCTGCATCTTCCATTTCTGCCTCTTTTACAAAAAGCCCGAAAGCAGCTGGTGGCAGTGCAAGGTCTGAGCCGCTTCCTGCCTTGTGCCGCTCACTTGCCCGCCTCTCGCGCTGAggctggtttttctttctttttttcctgtgtaagaTAAGGCCACTGACCCGAGTACCTCTGAGGAAAACTGGGAATGCATCCAGCGATTCTGTGACCAGGTGAACGCTGACACAGAAGGGTAAGGCAGACAGACGGCTCTTTGTGCTCGctctgggctggggctgctctgagctGCTCTCGTGGCCGCGGGGGCAATGGGACCCGTCAGCCGCGGGGTGGGGAGCCTGGAGAGGCAGCGGGGAGCCCTCGCTGGGCTCTGCCGCTCCTGAGGGCGTAAATAAGTTGTGAAGAGGCGGATGGCAACAGGGCCGAggtgggggtctgggggtggGCTCTGACACCCACTGCTGCAGCCCACGAGGCAGTGGGTCCTCCctgctgtgcccccccagcccccaggagcCTGGCTGAGGATTCCTGCCGTGGGCTCTGCGGGGAAGCCCTGAGCGAGCTCAGCTTGGCTTTTCCTTTCAGAGAGCTGGGAGATCTCTGCTGGGACTTCCCCACCTTCCAGCTGACAGTCTCGGCACTGCCGGAAGGAGCAGGAACTAATTAAGCAAAGGGCCTGTCAAAGCGTAGCAACCATCTCTTTCATTAGAGCAGCTTTCAGAGCCCGTGGTCGGGcacccctctcccccagcagTGTGGGGGCACCAGAGGAGGCTGCAGAGGCTCTCTTGGGCCGGGCCTCAAAGCTCCTGTGGCCACAGAGCCAGCTCGCCTGGGGAGAACCCCCAGCCTGTCCCGGCTGGCTCCCCCCCAGAGGACAGACCTGCCCACAGCTGGAGGGCAGCGCCGGggtcaccgccccccccccccctggaATCCACCTCTTGCCCCTCCGGTGTGTGCGTGTGCCCCCGGCTGTGTGCCCCTGGCCGGTGCTCTGCCAGAGGAGGGTGTCCTGTCCTGCAGCAGGTTGTGAATCTGTCAGTTGTTCTCTGCAGGGcaaaaaatcatttttcttgGGAACTTGTGTGTTGTCTGActtgctcctgctcctcctcagccCATCGCTCGCACCGAGGCTGCTGGCACATAAGATACAGTCGCCCcaggagatggaggctctccATGCTCTCACAGTAAGTGCTGTCACCCGCACACAGAGAGGCGGCGGGGGCTCGGAAGGGGAGTCTGGGGGGTAGAGACGGTGTAgctgtctcttctttctctcttcaatGTCTTTCCCTTTTAACTTTCCATTACATGAGGGATATGGGGACCAGGCTATAACGGGGGGGATACCTGCTGTTGTTCCTTCCCTTGTCACTCTGCCGAGGTGTTTCAGCGGTCGGCAGCTCTTGCTGTTTGACCTGTGGCTGCACCGCAGGGTCAGTGGCCCAAAAGTTATTAGTGATGGGTAGAACAGACGGTCTTAAACATGCTGCTTAAGAAAGTTGGATGAagggaaaatacatatttttgctgCACAACTTTCTTAGTATCTTGTATTTGTGAATGCAGTGCCAGAAAGTTCTTAGATTTAGTATTATAACagcaaagtttttaaaaattccccAAGTCTTGCAGTTTGTTTggtactgttttgttttctgcaggtgCTAGAGACCTGCGTGAATAACTGCGGTGAAAGATTTCACAATGAAATAGCAAAATTCAGGTTTCTGAATGAGCTGATTAAAGTGCTTTCCCCAAAGGTAGGTGGTTGTGGTCACACTGGATATTGCAGGTGGGACTCACTGTTTATTTCGCACTGGATGCGAAAACACAATTTAATCACACACAGAAGTAGAGCAGAATTCATTCTGTGCCTCCAAGCACAAGGACTGGATGTGAATCCCCCTGTAAAAGATGTAAGTCGGGGTCTctttctgtgagaagctttttttttcttgtggtttctCCCAACTCTGTAGGGACAGTCAGGGACTCTAGAGGAGCTTGAAATTGTTCCTGTGACCCCTCAGCCTGTGGCCCTTTTGCCTCTCAGTGATTTAGAGAACTTTGGTCAGGGAAGTGGCAGAGGATGGAGATGCCACAAGCTGCCCAGAGCCTCTCCCGTGTTTTCTTATGCTCTGTCCTCAAACTCTTGTGCTTCAGCTGCTCTCCTTCGTGCTTTCTCCTGCCAGAGGTTACCCTGGGTTTGGGTCCCGTTCGTGGGGCGGGATGGGCGTAGGCAGCAGCAGGGGGGGCACTGGAGTTCAGCAGCCCCCGTGCAGCCCTCACCCCACCACCGCCTGACTCCTGCGTTGTCGCAGCTGTGCTGGGGTCCTGCTGAGGGCAGAGGGCTCCCAGCCCCCGGCAGTGGCAGCCCCGAGGCCGGGCAGGCTGGAAGGGATCAGCCCTACTAATGTGGAAGCTGCAGAgtcccctcctgctgctctgcttccctGCCTTGCAATAGATTCATTCATCACATTCATTCCTTCTCCCTGCTGTGGAGCACTTTGGTTCTGAGCACAGTCCTGAGCTGCCTCCTGAGGAGAGAAGCAGCCAGCAGAAATGAGAAGTTGAGTCTGAGCAGCTGAGTGAGCTGGGAGTTCAGAGTGGGTGCGCTGGGTGCCCTGGCAGCGCCTCTCAGGATGGAAAATGGCGACGGGTTTTATCAGAGGCTGTGTGATCTGCACGCCTGCTCCTCTCTGCATCAAACAGCAGCCTGGGACTTTCTTAAATACCCTGCTCAGGAACTCAGTAATCGATTCCCCTTTTCAGTGGGTCCTGCACACGTTTGCCGCTTGTACAGGCTTCCTTTCCCATTACATCACCTCCATGGCAGAGGTGCAAAAAGCTGATTTCGGAGAAACATTTAACCGAACAGCAAAACCTCTTCTCTCAGTCCCAGGTTTGGTAAAGGTATTTTGGTGAAACAACACGGTTTAAAGAACATATCACTGcagagaggtttttttgcttttttgacaGAACAGGTATCATTTAATGAGTTTAAAATGCTTGGTGTTTTGGAGGTTTGTGTGTGGCTTTTATAATTCTTCCTGATGTTTGTATAATACATTAGTGTGCTAGTAGGCAATAATGAGAGAAATTGGAGAAAACGTCCAGGTGCTGAAAAAAGACAGGAGCTTTTGTCACTGCTTTTGTTCAGTTTCCATTTGTCCGGGTCTGGCTGGGGCCAGTGGTGCTGTTTGCATTGTATTTAAAGTCaagcacagaacagttttcactAAAATAAAACACCCTACTTTTGGTTTCAGATTCAGTAACTGATCTGAAAAGTTTTGAAATAGTTTCGTTTTGCTTGTCATGTAACATTTATGTACTTGTTAGTGTTCCTTGTATTTACAGCCGCAGCTGTACACACCATTCCTATAGCACAAGATACACTGAAAAAAGCCTTCAGAGTCCATTTGCTACTTGGTCTCTGCACACAGACAACTTGGGGCTACACCCATGTGCCAGATCTGGCACTAATTctttggttttaatcttttttgtctttactgttttgttttcagtactATGGAACCTGGTCTTCAGAAAAAGTCAAGTCAAGAGTCACAGAAGTAATATTCAGTTGGACAGTCTGGTTTCCTCAGGAAGTTAAAATCAGGGATGCTTATCAGATGCTGAAGAAACAAGGTTCTgttatttcagtttcctttctaGCCTTCCAAGTCACATGGTGTCAGACCACAGATAGCTGTCCTCTTTAATTTGTGACTCAGCctttttcataaaatgttctGTGTGAGGAGAGAAGGACAAAGGCCACACTTCCAAGGCTGTTTGGGTACTTAAGGGTGCATGTAACTGCTTAGAGAGATTTACCAAAGAACAGCCTTATTGAGTCAAAGATCAGACGAGCCGTGTGGCCTCTGTTCCCACACCGCTCGCCACTGCCGGTGCGACAGGACAAACTCGAGTGACCTTTGCCCTGGAGTACTCTTCCGGGATTAGGAGGGCTGGGTTCAGGGAGATCCTGAGCTGGATTTTTCACCCATTCCATCCCATTTAATAGTCCCTAATGGTGTTGTAATCCAGAAATTTGTCCAGTCCTGACTTGATATTGCAGGTAATGAGTTTCACAGTTTAACTAAGAAAGTACCATGATACTTTCTGTGGAAGTTCAGGGGAATTGGGGAATTTGTTTCGATGCTTCCCACCAGGTTTGCTTTGTGCATCTTTGAGCATCCAGTGGCTTTGCAAGCCTTCCCCCAAGTCCTGCCATGGAAAGCTTCCTCACCATCGCTGCCTTTCCCTCGTGCAGCggctgggtgctgagcagggtgctgggtgctgggcaccctCCTACCGGGCAGCTCTTGAGGACCGCTGCCACCCAGGTGCTGGCCAGAAGGCAGGAGGGGAGACGTCCAGAATCCCCACTGGCCTTCAGGGTTCCTTTGGCTCATGGCTGTGCTGGCCGTTCTGGCTGCAGCACTCCTGCGTGCTCCCGGGGGGGTACTGgtgtgctcccagtgctcccagtgctcccgtCTGCGGCAACGGGAGCAGCTCACCCAGAGGGAGCTCAGCACAGCCGGATTTTATTTTCTACCCTGAAAATCTCATTTGGCCTGTGCTTAATTCAAGGCAGAAAGGGAAGTCTTTTGTCTGGGTGTGTGCTAAGGCAAGTCCTTGCTCCTCCATTTCGTTCTGTAAAGTTCTGGGGAGGGGTGAAGGAAAGGCACAAAATCCAACATGCTGTTGAGCTTTGGTGTTTTAACAGCTCAGGCATCACTGAACAAATGTTGTTGCCCGTTCCAGGGATTGTAAAAGAAGACCCCAAATTGCCAGAAGACAAAATTTTACCTCCCCCTTCTCCGAGACCTCAGAATTCTATTTTTGACACAGATGAAGAGAAATCCAAGGTAAACCTTAGGGTTTTCATGCCTACCCCCCTACTCTGATCTGTACAGATGAGAAAACAGGCTCAGTCATATTTTGGGAGCTTTTGCTGTTTCAGGTGGAATATCTTCAGAATAATGCTAATACTTCTTGCTGTACAACAGCTGGAGAATTCTTTGATGCTTTGTCAGAAATTTTTGCTTAGTAAAAAGTGAAActttttaagagaaaaacatCAATTTCTATTACTTTCCCGAGGGAGGGTTTCTCCAGGTCTTACAGAAGTTCTGCGGAGCCAGAGAGCTCCTATTCCCAAACAGCCAAACCgtgtgtgcaggcagctgtgggaaGCAGCAATATAATCTGGATTAGATTATGGGACATGAGCCCACCTATTTCCAGGATTATAGAAGCTGTTACGACAGTGGGTATCTCTCAGTGTCTGCTCGATGTGAcgtgtgcctgcagcacagtgcCTAGAGACTGCTGCTCACTGCTCTCTGATGCTCTCCCCTCAACAGCTCTTGTCAAGGCTTCTAAAGAGCAATCACTCGGAAGACCTGCAGGCTGCCAACCGTCTGATCAAGAGCATGATTAAGGAGGTGGGGAGCTCCTTGGCTCAGAAGCTGTGTTTGCAGCTGGGGGTGGGAGCTTGGCAATTCAGTTTTGGACAGGGGTCCTCCATACCTGATCCTAGTGCTGCCCCAGAGGAGGGACGATTTTCTGTGTCTGTTATTCCAAAGTTACAGTGTgggattgttttggtttgtttccctAAAATATGCCATCGCCAGGAAGAGGGAACATGTATCCCCAGCAGCCTGTGTGGCAGGATCCTGGCAGTAGCACTGCACCAGTGATAAAAAGGTTCCGAAAATAACCTCAGTTCCCAGGTGGAAAAAAGCCACATCTGTACAGAACTACCTCTTTTCTGCacgcagtgtgtgtgtgtgtgcatctggcgtctctgttttcattttccagctgaaaGGGCACCCCACTTCCCTGCACAAATAGGAGATCTGGTCTGGTTTAACGAAATCCCTGCAGGCGTTTTGAGAGTGTCCTGCTGTACGGCAGGAGCCACCAGCTCCCAACTcttaattttggttttacttgtGCCTGTGCTGAAATGAAATCCATAGGCACCAGCAGCCTGGTCAGGGTGCCTGGAGAAGGGCGGGAGGTTTCTGCCCACCCTTGGCAGGGAGGGGTGGTGCAGCACTGATGCTGGAGCTGTCAGGGGCGAGTCCTCACCCACTTTGTTTCTCCTCTACTTGCAGTAAGATGTCAGTAGGAAGCAACTCCCCAAGTTTCATACAGAGTGCCCCAGCCAAGCACGTGCACTGGCTGTATTAGCCAAATCATCAtctacttttatttcatttttcatcaaaGGAACAAGAAAAGTCAGCTAAGGTGTCCAGAAGAGTGAATACCATCAGTGAGGTTTCTGAGAACGTTAAACGTATGGATGAATTACTGGAAAACTACAAGAGACATGAATTATCCAAACCTGACCAGGAGACCCTACAGGTAAATCCTCTTTTTCCTGCATAAGAGGTTTTTTTGGCTGGTTATGCCTGGGAGGGCGCAGGATTCAAAGGGCAGCACAGTGCACTTAGCTTCTGCCAGGGAAACGGCATTACCAGGGCAGAAGAAGTTTCTGACGTATGTGATGAATAATGGTCCCTCCCATCAGTGTGATGGAAGTTGGAACGGAACCGTCTCCTGCCGTGCTGGTTCGAGTTTCTGTCCAGGTTATGCTCCCGTATCTTGCAGGGAAATGGTGTAAAGCAGTGGTGTAACACCCAGGGATCCCCATGAGCCCAGCCTCGTTGGGGGCGTGTGATGAGACCTGGCCAGAGAAGCCCAAAGCTGTGGGTTCTTCAGCTTGTGCTGTGGTGTCTGTGATCCCCTGTTTTCTGCCCAGAGCTCACTGGTCTGCTGCTGCTCCTAAGTACCAGTGAGTTGAGGAAACGTTTGCTCTCACTAGTAGGGCTGTCAGAGCAGCTTTATGGCCTCCAAACACCTGAAACTCCACTAGGATGCCTACCAGActctccaattaaaaaaaaaactttagaCAACTGAATTTTTGTAGGTAAGAACTTCTCCCGTGGCTGTGTGTGATGGCAGAGTTTGGCGTTAGCTGCTGCTGTAGATGGAAGAGACCCCACTTTCAGGCTGAAGAAGTGCCTCCTCACTTCCTAAAACACCAAGGAGCCGTAAGCGGCTCTGCATGGTCTGACGGTCATACCGCTTCCCTCTGAGTACGGTGATTGATCTGTTCACACCTGgataccttttattttaaattgagttATTTTACACTGATCTATCTTACACCGAGGGGATGTGATTGCTGAGGAGATGCCAGCACAGCCTCCTTGTTCCAGTGGCTGTACTTCCAGGCCACTGTGGATTTTTAAGAGTGCAGCAGCACGCAGCATTGATACCCTTTGTCTGGAGCTGGGCAGAAGGTGCATCTTCCTCTTCTAGAGGTAGCATCACTTACAGGTGATCGTGGAGACAGAGAAGTGTGAGTGTCTGGGATCTCCCGAGCAATGATGTGAAACATTTCCTTCCATAGACTCTGTTTCAACGCTGTGAGAAGCTCAGGCCGCTGCTCTTCCGCCTCGCCAGTGAGACAGTTGATGACGATGAGGCTCTAGGTAAGAGCCAACAGTGTCCTTGGACTCTTTGCAGTTAAGTTCATCCACCTTTGCTTTGACAAGCAGGGTACGTACGCCCTTCCTCTGAGAGGGGGAATGCTGAGGCACTCACTACGCTGACAAAGCTTACCACATTCACCTTAAACCATGCCCAGGGGAAGTGGCGTTAAGTCTCCTCCCAGTCCTCTCCAAGGAAGCCAGAGATCTTTACTTGGAGCCCCAAGTTAAACAGCAAATCCAGTTTCTTCCAGCCGAGGTGGTTTTCAGAGTTTTTAGAGTTCTGATGTTCACAGAGCTGAAGGCTTTTGAGGTCTTTTCTCTGCAGAGATTGAAGTTCTCCCCGTCTATAAACACAGCAGGGagaatatttttagaatttcatACGTATAATACTGAGGAGGGTCATAGGAGCAGAATCTTTGAATTCCACAGTTGTGAAACTTCCCAGAGGATTGCATTTCACAGTCTTGTCCATATGCCTTGAAAACCTGACTGAGGTAGTACCTTGCTGAACAGACATCTTAGACAGCAACCGAAAGAGCTCAGCTGTGCCTCAAACGTTTCATTCACACCCCTGAATGCCAGGGCCCTTCAGCTGCGGAGGGCTGGGTTAGAGACTCAGAAAACTTGTGGAGAACAACAAAGGGAGTAAGAGATGGCAGGAACGAGAAGTACTTTAGAGATAGGATCAGATTTCAAAGTGATCTTGATAAATGAGAGCAAGGCCTGAAAGCAGCAGATATATGTGCAAAATGCTGCACTTCAGAATGGAAAACTAGCCAGGAGCTTGGGGCAGATTGTCCCCCCCCCGGCCTTTGCTCCAGGCAGGTGCTGGGATGCCCTGTCCCTTTCCCGTGGGACTGAGCCTGCTGTGAGAGCACTGATGGGTGGTTTCTCCTCTCGTTTTCCAGCTGAGATCCTGCAGGCCAACGACCAGCTCGCCCGGGCGCTCGGACACTACAGGCAGGTCGTAGCCAGCCATGACAGCGGTGGGGGAGGAGGctcagcccccagctctgctgaggcACCAGGTAAGGAGCATCCTGCGGCGTTCCGCGGCGGCTCTGCTCCGGCACGGCACCTACGAGTGTGGTTTGGAAGGGAAAGGGCCTCTCGGAGGATAAATGTGGAGAAAATCCTGTAACACGGAAAAACTATTATGTAAccattgttttcttttacatatgGTTGAtagaaaatattcctgaagttcTTCAGCTGTGAGTCCTTTCGGGCATGCCTGCACCCATAACTACACTGCCCCTTTCAGGTTTCTCTTTAACCCTTTCTGCTGTTTCCACAGCGTGCCGGCCAGCCCCAAGGCGCATGAAGAGCTACACGCTGATTGACTTCTCTGAACTGGAGGCGACGTCCCAGTCTCCCACAGACCCATTTGCCAACGTACCCAGCACCTCCCGCCACGGCAGCACAACCTCCACCTGTCTGCTCGATGAGGAGTTAAAGTCATTAGGTTTGTCTGTGCAGTTCAGTACGGTGTTATCCTTGTTACTAGGGTTCGTGGCACTTCATAAAGATGGGAGAACCCTGACTTTAACGTCAGTC
This portion of the Strix uralensis isolate ZFMK-TIS-50842 chromosome 16, bStrUra1, whole genome shotgun sequence genome encodes:
- the GGA2 gene encoding ADP-ribosylation factor-binding protein GGA2 isoform X1; the encoded protein is MAGTGELERWLNKATDPSTSEENWECIQRFCDQVNADTEGPSLAPRLLAHKIQSPQEMEALHALTVLETCVNNCGERFHNEIAKFRFLNELIKVLSPKYYGTWSSEKVKSRVTEVIFSWTVWFPQEVKIRDAYQMLKKQGIVKEDPKLPEDKILPPPSPRPQNSIFDTDEEKSKLLSRLLKSNHSEDLQAANRLIKSMIKEEQEKSAKVSRRVNTISEVSENVKRMDELLENYKRHELSKPDQETLQTLFQRCEKLRPLLFRLASETVDDDEALAEILQANDQLARALGHYRQVVASHDSGGGGGSAPSSAEAPACRPAPRRMKSYTLIDFSELEATSQSPTDPFANVPSTSRHGSTTSTCLLDEELKSLGLSNSPVVQKPPPDFGLAESAVHNGNGEVVSAVRTPGLQESWDDGCSQRNEFQGLDDQFSPPSRTKTLSLDLSPVKLPFPDLPNSSSFSSLGYELKPAASLHPASYGASLENLFVPLISITLTGSICPLTVYDRNGFKAMLHFSGDPAPGRPDVLVMVLSMLSTSAQPIKDIEFQAAVPKTMKIKLQPASGSELPAFSPLLPPAVVSQVLLLANPHKDPIRLRYKLAFTQGVQPFREVGELTRFPEAELWGRS
- the GGA2 gene encoding ADP-ribosylation factor-binding protein GGA2 isoform X2; translated protein: MAGTGELERWLNKATDPSTSEENWECIQRFCDQVNADTEGPSLAPRLLAHKIQSPQEMEALHALTVLETCVNNCGERFHNEIAKFRFLNELIKVLSPKYYGTWSSEKVKSRVTEVIFSWTVWFPQEVKIRDAYQMLKKQGIVKEDPKLPEDKILPPPSPRPQNSIFDTDEEKSKLLSRLLKSNHSEDLQAANRLIKSMIKEEQEKSAKVSRRVNTISEVSENVKRMDELLENYKRHELSKPDQETLQTLFQRCEKLRPLLFRLASETVDDDEALAEILQANDQLARALGHYRQVVASHDSGGGGGSAPSSAEAPACRPAPRRMKSYTLIDFSELEATSQSPTDPFANVPSTSRHGSTTSTCLLDEELKSLGLSNSPVVQKPPPDFGLAESAVHNGNGEVVSAVRTPGLQESWDDGCSQRNEFQGLDDQFSPPSRTKTLSLDLSPVKLPFPDLPNSSSFSSLGYELKPAASLHPASYGASLENLFVPLISITLSSICPLTVYDRNGFKAMLHFSGDPAPGRPDVLVMVLSMLSTSAQPIKDIEFQAAVPKTMKIKLQPASGSELPAFSPLLPPAVVSQVLLLANPHKDPIRLRYKLAFTQGVQPFREVGELTRFPEAELWGRS